CTCCTTACTCTGCTTCGAAAGCTTCTTCAGACCATTTTGTTAGAGCATTTCATGATACGTATGAATTACCAATAATTATATCAAATTGTTCAAACAATTATGGATCATATCAATTCCCTGAGAAATTAATACCATTATTTATTAATAATATTTGTAATAATAAGCCTTTACCAGTATATGGAAAAGGAGAAAACATTCGTGATTGGTTATTTGTAAACGATCATGCAAGAGCTATAGATGTAATTTTCCATGAAGGGAAAAATGGAGACACATATAATATTGGAGGATTTAATGAATGGAAGAATATAGACTTAATTAAAGTTTTAATTAAAACAGTGGATAGGTTACTAGGAAGATCCGAAGGAGAATCTGAAAAATTAATTACTTATATAAAGGACAGAGCAGGCCATGATTTTCGTTATGCAATAGATTCTTCAAAATTAAAAAATGAATTAGGTTGGGAACCTTCATTACAATTTGAAGAAGGTATAGAAAAAACAGTACAATGGTATTTAGATAATCAAGATTGGGTAAAAAAAATAACTAGTGGAGATTATCAAAATTACTATCAAGAGATGTATTCTAATTAAAATAGCCATATACTTATGTTACGCCTTTTAGATTTCATATTCTCATTTTTCGGAATTTTATTTTTATGGCCAGTTGGTCTTATTGTTTATATCTTAGGATTGTTTGATACAGGTTCACCAATTTTTAAACAAAAAAGGGTTGGTAAACATCAAAAACCATTTACATTATTAAAGTTCAGAACTA
This genomic stretch from Tenacibaculum jejuense harbors:
- the rfbB gene encoding dTDP-glucose 4,6-dehydratase, with translation MKNILITGGAGFIGSHVVRLFVNKYSNYNIINLDALTYAGNLENLKDVESKENYFFIKADICDHEKMDSLFKEYEIDGVIHLAAESHVDRSIKDPFSFAKTNVLGTLSLLQAAKNNWNNFENKLFYHVSTDEVYGSLSEQGFFTENTSYDPHSPYSASKASSDHFVRAFHDTYELPIIISNCSNNYGSYQFPEKLIPLFINNICNNKPLPVYGKGENIRDWLFVNDHARAIDVIFHEGKNGDTYNIGGFNEWKNIDLIKVLIKTVDRLLGRSEGESEKLITYIKDRAGHDFRYAIDSSKLKNELGWEPSLQFEEGIEKTVQWYLDNQDWVKKITSGDYQNYYQEMYSN